The following coding sequences lie in one Flagellimonas eckloniae genomic window:
- a CDS encoding helix-turn-helix and ligand-binding sensor domain-containing protein — MKKRLDLFLLLFSFSFLINGQNLLPPVYNYKTIEYGAASKNWGISSNEDGELFVANNSGLLHFNGEEWTLYKLPNNTIIRSVFCHKERIFTGSYEEFGYWVKNELGSLEYTSLTHLIKDHTFTSEEFWEIISFDGKIMFRSFSSIYSYENDSIKVIDPVQIISHFIEFNDKIIVASSGKELFELQGDDLVPLSDQDRLNNKTITDMALIGDRLLIGTKLNGCFLYDKDGRLTPWKSELNDQLKKQQLNKIAGVGNDKIAFGTIKNGIYIYDLKNEIYENINRQLGLQNNTVLSMLYYDNQLWLGLDNGIDYIKLNNPIHYYTDFTGVLGTVYDIETHNGKLYMGSNTGVYFFEDGKLEFVDGTQGHVWDLEVIDGDLLCGHNSTTYKINGGSLARISDVAGGYKIVKVPEKTLTYIQGNYNGLAKFDKKDLGNWKVDRVEGFEFPTKQLCFENPSTIWAAHPYKGLYRIKMNKESSEAIKVKQFKDEGITDDYNVRLYNIKNQIVFNNRGLWYKYDPILDKIITFKEFETFTNRELLYFDDDYFWFADTEGNKEITYTNLRSDSLVISYPQLQERLVPEAQKIIKRNDSIFLFTLSDGFGEINLSKLKRQLDGFSSPKPKLSSFKDETDFYPISSDRKDIPFKNSQNIIVKIASPKLSQARYYYNLKGTLNKSGYQDSGELNFQNLPYGDYELSISSVSIDNKISEPNTVLFKIAPPWYLSHLSLILYFLLALSIMYLILTYNKRKLRRKQLQLQKQMQREQHERLMEIEKEKLAKEIKIKQNELTSTTLNIAKKNEMILELKNMLEMNKEKFPNSQRYRSFLKKLDNSIHDTEDWKRFEFNFKELHEDFFERLLKEYPNLTPKDLKLCAYLKMNLSTKEIAPLMAITVRGVEIHRYRLRKKLEIDSSKNLSNFLITF; from the coding sequence ATGAAAAAGAGGCTAGACTTATTTCTTCTATTGTTTTCATTTTCTTTTTTGATCAATGGTCAGAATTTGCTACCACCAGTTTATAATTATAAGACAATTGAATATGGTGCGGCAAGTAAGAACTGGGGAATTTCAAGCAATGAGGACGGAGAGTTGTTTGTGGCAAATAATAGCGGGTTATTGCACTTTAATGGCGAAGAGTGGACACTCTACAAACTTCCCAATAACACCATAATACGATCGGTATTTTGCCATAAGGAAAGAATTTTTACGGGATCTTATGAAGAATTTGGGTACTGGGTAAAAAATGAACTCGGGAGTCTTGAATATACATCCTTAACCCATTTGATCAAAGATCATACGTTTACAAGCGAAGAATTTTGGGAAATCATCTCGTTTGATGGAAAAATAATGTTCAGATCTTTTTCTTCGATTTACAGCTACGAAAATGATAGCATTAAAGTAATAGACCCCGTTCAAATAATCTCGCATTTCATTGAGTTCAACGATAAAATAATTGTGGCCAGTAGCGGTAAAGAACTATTTGAGTTGCAGGGTGATGATTTAGTACCTCTTAGTGACCAAGATCGGTTGAACAACAAAACAATAACCGATATGGCCCTAATTGGGGATAGGTTGCTAATAGGAACCAAACTTAACGGCTGTTTTTTGTATGATAAAGACGGTAGGTTGACACCTTGGAAATCAGAATTGAACGATCAATTGAAAAAACAGCAGTTAAACAAGATTGCTGGTGTCGGTAATGATAAGATTGCATTTGGCACCATAAAGAATGGTATTTACATCTATGATTTAAAGAATGAAATCTACGAAAACATAAATAGACAGTTGGGATTGCAAAATAATACCGTACTCTCAATGCTGTATTATGACAATCAATTATGGCTGGGTCTTGACAATGGAATAGATTATATAAAATTAAATAACCCCATACACTATTACACCGATTTCACGGGTGTATTGGGTACGGTTTACGACATTGAAACACATAACGGAAAATTATATATGGGTAGTAATACCGGAGTATACTTTTTCGAGGATGGTAAACTTGAATTCGTTGATGGCACCCAGGGCCATGTTTGGGATTTGGAGGTTATTGATGGCGACCTATTATGCGGACACAATTCAACCACATATAAAATTAATGGAGGTAGTTTGGCTAGAATTTCCGACGTAGCTGGAGGCTACAAAATAGTCAAAGTACCCGAGAAGACATTAACGTATATACAAGGCAATTACAATGGCCTGGCAAAGTTTGATAAGAAGGATTTAGGGAATTGGAAAGTTGATAGAGTTGAGGGGTTTGAGTTCCCTACAAAACAATTGTGTTTTGAGAACCCCAGTACAATTTGGGCCGCACATCCATATAAAGGATTGTATAGGATTAAAATGAACAAGGAAAGTAGTGAAGCAATAAAAGTTAAGCAGTTTAAGGATGAGGGGATTACGGACGATTACAATGTGAGATTGTACAATATCAAGAACCAAATTGTTTTCAACAACAGGGGATTATGGTATAAATATGACCCTATTCTAGATAAAATTATCACTTTCAAGGAATTTGAAACTTTTACCAATAGAGAACTTCTATATTTTGATGACGATTATTTCTGGTTTGCAGATACGGAAGGGAACAAGGAGATAACCTACACAAATTTAAGGTCAGATAGTTTGGTGATAAGCTATCCGCAGCTTCAAGAGCGTTTGGTGCCGGAAGCCCAGAAAATTATAAAGCGCAACGATTCCATTTTTCTGTTTACACTCTCTGATGGTTTTGGAGAAATCAATCTGTCAAAATTAAAAAGACAATTGGACGGCTTTAGTTCACCTAAGCCAAAATTGAGTTCGTTTAAAGATGAAACCGATTTTTACCCGATAAGCTCGGATAGAAAGGATATCCCCTTTAAGAATTCCCAAAACATTATTGTTAAAATAGCTTCACCTAAATTAAGTCAGGCCCGTTACTATTACAATTTAAAGGGTACTCTGAACAAATCTGGTTACCAGGATAGTGGAGAGTTAAATTTTCAGAATTTGCCTTATGGGGATTATGAGCTTAGCATATCTTCCGTTAGTATTGATAACAAAATTTCGGAGCCCAATACGGTTTTATTTAAGATTGCTCCTCCTTGGTATTTATCCCATTTAAGCCTAATTCTCTACTTTTTATTGGCTTTGTCAATTATGTATTTGATACTGACATACAATAAAAGAAAGTTGAGGCGCAAACAGCTTCAATTGCAAAAACAGATGCAGCGTGAGCAGCATGAAAGGCTGATGGAAATAGAAAAAGAGAAATTGGCAAAAGAAATCAAGATTAAACAGAATGAACTTACCAGCACAACATTAAATATTGCCAAGAAAAATGAAATGATCTTGGAATTGAAAAATATGTTGGAAATGAACAAGGAGAAATTCCCCAATTCACAAAGGTATAGGTCGTTTTTGAAAAAATTGGATAATTCAATTCATGATACCGAGGATTGGAAACGTTTTGAATTCAATTTTAAAGAATTGCATGAGGATTTCTTTGAAAGACTCTTGAAAGAATATCCAAATCTTACTCCAAAGGATTTAAAGTTATGTGCCTATTTAAAAATGAACTTGTCTACGAAAGAGATTGCACCCTTGATGGCAATTACGGTAAGGGGAGTTGAAATACATCGGTATAGACTACGCAAAAAACTGGAGAT
- a CDS encoding NUDIX hydrolase: MKTNFFLSVIGFSLFLHCTYAQNNQNMHRDPTHNFTMQRLLIVNENNEILMCKEDYVWAPPSGMYSQRQYIRESLDSIAHAYGVSIKAPQLHGYFSYKYDYHPFSTLRSYYVAEYVSGVPKLPEGMDEVKWMPISEAINQTTVTSIKQSMNQILNFPNTVWGGSFMVSREKKGHPTKKTEEFYPLFDSKK, encoded by the coding sequence ATGAAAACGAATTTCTTTTTGTCAGTAATTGGCTTCTCCTTGTTTTTGCATTGCACTTATGCGCAAAACAACCAAAACATGCATAGGGACCCCACGCATAATTTTACCATGCAACGGTTACTTATCGTAAACGAGAATAATGAAATACTAATGTGCAAAGAAGACTATGTTTGGGCGCCCCCCTCCGGTATGTATAGTCAGCGACAGTATATAAGGGAAAGCCTGGACAGCATTGCACATGCTTATGGTGTCAGTATAAAAGCACCCCAATTACATGGGTATTTTAGTTATAAATATGATTACCATCCATTTTCAACGTTGCGGAGTTACTATGTTGCAGAATATGTCAGTGGAGTGCCAAAGCTCCCAGAAGGAATGGATGAGGTAAAGTGGATGCCCATATCCGAGGCCATAAACCAAACAACGGTTACCTCTATAAAACAAAGTATGAATCAAATTCTGAATTTTCCGAATACCGTTTGGGGAGGTTCTTTTATGGTGTCTAGGGAAAAAAAGGGACATCCAACTAAAAAGACCGAAGAGTTCTACCCTCTTTTTGATTCAAAAAAATAA
- a CDS encoding helix-turn-helix domain-containing protein — protein METGILQQLELLLGSIGVILGFFFSAVLFGGRKQQPVYNIFLGVYLAAFSLRIGKSIFHYFYDLDSAIRNFFLSILFCVGPSLWLYTSYLIRKKESFSRKHLVHYSVFLFLLPICWAIPNNGPEQYSIWFVIFYNAIIVHMAGYCLFSFFWFLSNREKYPKKEVQIVNKWLSYFLGLNVVFVIAYVLVSKIAFPFYIGLSFLFSSMIVILAIWALKNPVVFNKSIRKYRLSNIDEQAAGETMDLIKDYFEREKPYLNPNLTLTLLSKQLKVSAKELSQSINQQEHLNYSQFILMYRIEEAKRLLLSDTHKNFNIASIAYDSGFNSISSFNTAFKKLTGTTPLAFQKTSRET, from the coding sequence ATGGAAACAGGGATTTTACAGCAGTTAGAACTGCTTTTGGGCAGTATAGGTGTTATTTTGGGATTTTTTTTTTCTGCGGTATTGTTTGGAGGCAGAAAACAACAACCAGTATACAATATATTTCTGGGAGTTTATCTTGCGGCATTCAGCTTGAGAATAGGTAAATCTATTTTCCATTATTTCTATGATTTAGATTCCGCTATTCGTAATTTTTTTCTTTCTATACTTTTCTGTGTTGGACCATCACTTTGGTTGTATACAAGCTATCTGATACGTAAAAAAGAAAGTTTCTCAAGAAAGCACCTTGTGCATTATAGTGTTTTTCTTTTTCTACTTCCCATATGCTGGGCTATTCCCAACAATGGTCCTGAACAGTATTCCATATGGTTCGTTATTTTTTATAATGCAATAATTGTACATATGGCGGGCTATTGCCTGTTCAGTTTTTTCTGGTTTCTAAGTAACAGGGAAAAATACCCTAAGAAAGAGGTTCAAATAGTAAACAAATGGCTTTCCTATTTTTTAGGGCTCAATGTAGTATTTGTTATTGCCTATGTCCTAGTCTCCAAAATAGCATTCCCATTTTATATCGGATTGTCGTTTCTGTTTTCTTCCATGATTGTTATTCTTGCTATTTGGGCTCTAAAAAATCCTGTCGTTTTCAATAAATCCATTCGGAAGTACCGACTTTCAAATATCGATGAACAGGCTGCTGGGGAAACAATGGATTTGATAAAGGACTATTTCGAAAGAGAAAAACCTTATTTAAATCCAAACCTTACCTTAACCCTTCTTAGCAAGCAATTGAAAGTTTCGGCAAAGGAACTTTCGCAGAGTATTAACCAACAAGAGCATTTGAACTATTCCCAATTTATACTTATGTACCGAATTGAAGAGGCAAAGCGCTTATTGCTTTCAGATACCCACAAAAATTTTAATATTGCTTCCATTGCTTATGATTCGGGTTTCAATAGTATCTCGTCTTTTAACACGGCTTTTAAAAAACTAACGGGTACCACCCCATTGGCTTTTCAAAAAACATCCAGGGAAACATAA
- a CDS encoding Pycsar system effector family protein, with protein MEEKEVVDTSVQENYVKNKHTDDLVDHYWGTINYILSLIKASEVKAGLILSFYGLVFNLIYLSQETISDKIGYDPVFYILFSIWALCICISIYYSIRCFIPIFKKEYDSNIFFFGDVISAFGDIKNFSKTFYDISVDEDRVFDQLGQQIYINSKIATEKFRSVNFSIKFLAVGLIIGFVMTLYFFVSSMFFT; from the coding sequence ATGGAAGAAAAAGAAGTAGTTGATACATCTGTTCAAGAGAATTATGTTAAGAACAAGCATACAGATGATTTAGTAGACCATTATTGGGGTACAATCAATTATATATTAAGCCTGATCAAAGCATCTGAAGTTAAAGCCGGACTAATACTTTCCTTCTACGGTTTGGTATTCAATCTTATATATCTGAGTCAAGAAACTATCTCAGATAAAATTGGCTATGACCCAGTATTCTATATACTTTTTAGTATTTGGGCTCTTTGTATATGCATATCCATTTACTATAGTATAAGATGTTTTATCCCAATTTTTAAAAAAGAATATGATAGTAATATATTCTTTTTTGGCGATGTGATATCTGCATTTGGTGATATCAAAAATTTCTCTAAGACATTTTATGATATTAGTGTGGACGAAGACCGTGTCTTTGATCAATTAGGACAGCAAATTTATATAAATTCCAAAATTGCAACTGAAAAATTCCGCAGTGTAAACTTCTCTATTAAGTTTTTGGCCGTTGGTTTGATTATAGGTTTTGTAATGACATTGTACTTTTTTGTTAGCAGTATGTTTTTTACGTAA
- a CDS encoding adenylate/guanylate cyclase domain-containing protein — protein MTEKTTSLLVKSLKHVLQKDIASMSLIKNVALSEGVDFFVADSKENVLWGEESGFQFQQELTHESIVFGIFKSKSDKGKYISDLIKLLVQKEFEKKKIGKEVLNLYREINMIYGLSEMISEKIDTKSIAEIALQESSQIIGSTHGLFLMYEPDEDKVFELASFGDNPDSEKNIVEQNEVLKNLILKGSSAIVPQERIKDNVSLQHLKAVMYAPLKVKHRTLGMVILGNKEKKEFTAAELKLLTTITLQSAAAIESAHLYQKGLKEARDREEAIRRIHEVSQKFVPSEFIKSLGKQNITEVVLGDLVEKEVTVVFADIREFTTISEGMNPEENFLFVNAFNNRMGPIIRKNNGFILQYLGDGFMALFPKGSQYAIRASVEMHKALQDYNKDRVAKKRLPIKVGMGMQNGKLIMGITGDIERLDAAIISDTVNTAARIEGLSKHYGTSILLTQECKDKLTDPEEFDFRYLGPVQVKGKQKPIELYECINGDELSLLNHKLMTLPTFDHAMNLYFKKEFAMAAVTFQQIFKMNINDKTAKLFLNKSAHLITQEINDSWKGVETMTTK, from the coding sequence ATGACCGAAAAAACCACTTCTTTACTAGTAAAATCACTAAAACATGTACTTCAGAAAGACATTGCATCAATGTCCCTGATAAAGAACGTTGCCTTAAGTGAGGGAGTAGATTTTTTTGTTGCTGATAGTAAGGAAAATGTGCTTTGGGGAGAAGAGAGTGGATTTCAGTTTCAACAGGAACTCACACATGAATCCATTGTTTTTGGAATTTTTAAATCAAAAAGTGATAAGGGGAAATATATTTCTGATCTAATTAAACTTTTGGTTCAAAAAGAATTTGAGAAAAAGAAAATAGGAAAAGAAGTCTTGAACCTTTATCGTGAGATAAACATGATTTATGGTTTGAGCGAGATGATTTCTGAAAAAATAGATACTAAATCGATAGCAGAGATTGCACTACAGGAGTCTTCCCAAATTATTGGATCTACCCATGGTTTATTTTTAATGTATGAGCCTGATGAAGATAAAGTATTTGAACTCGCTTCTTTTGGGGATAATCCAGACAGCGAAAAAAATATAGTGGAGCAAAACGAGGTTCTAAAAAACCTTATTTTAAAGGGTAGCTCTGCCATTGTTCCACAAGAGCGAATTAAGGATAACGTATCCCTACAACATCTTAAAGCAGTTATGTACGCCCCACTTAAGGTAAAGCACAGGACTTTGGGAATGGTGATTTTGGGCAATAAAGAAAAAAAAGAATTTACAGCTGCAGAATTAAAATTACTGACAACAATCACATTACAGTCCGCAGCTGCTATTGAAAGTGCCCATCTCTATCAAAAAGGATTAAAAGAGGCAAGGGATAGGGAAGAGGCAATTAGACGGATACATGAAGTAAGCCAGAAATTTGTACCATCAGAATTTATTAAATCTTTGGGCAAACAAAATATTACGGAAGTAGTATTGGGAGATTTGGTTGAGAAAGAAGTAACAGTGGTTTTTGCCGATATCAGGGAGTTCACTACAATTTCCGAAGGAATGAACCCTGAAGAAAATTTTTTATTTGTCAATGCATTCAACAATAGAATGGGCCCTATAATCCGAAAAAACAACGGATTCATCTTGCAGTATTTGGGGGATGGTTTTATGGCACTTTTTCCAAAAGGATCTCAATACGCTATAAGGGCATCGGTAGAAATGCACAAAGCGCTACAAGATTACAATAAGGACCGTGTTGCAAAGAAGAGGCTGCCTATTAAGGTTGGTATGGGTATGCAGAATGGGAAGCTTATTATGGGCATTACGGGAGATATAGAAAGATTGGATGCAGCAATAATTTCAGATACGGTAAACACCGCTGCTCGAATAGAAGGCTTATCAAAACATTATGGCACTTCAATATTATTGACTCAGGAATGTAAGGACAAATTGACCGATCCTGAAGAATTTGATTTTAGGTATTTAGGTCCAGTACAGGTTAAAGGAAAGCAAAAACCCATTGAACTGTATGAATGTATTAATGGAGACGAATTGTCGTTGTTAAACCATAAACTTATGACCCTTCCTACTTTTGACCATGCAATGAATTTATACTTTAAAAAGGAATTTGCAATGGCAGCAGTCACCTTTCAGCAAATTTTTAAAATGAACATAAACGACAAAACAGCGAAGCTTTTTTTAAACAAATCTGCCCACCTTATCACCCAAGAAATAAATGATAGCTGGAAAGGAGTTGAAACAATGACTACTAAATAA
- a CDS encoding response regulator transcription factor yields MDKKILIVDDESHIRMLIEQTLEDLEDEGVELLFAENGEEALNVINESRPNLVFLDVMMPKMNGMEVCQKVKKEPNSSDIYIILLTAKGQEIDRQKGLEMGADKYMTKPFDPDEMLAVAEEILKS; encoded by the coding sequence ATGGATAAAAAAATATTGATTGTAGATGATGAATCCCATATTAGAATGCTCATTGAACAGACTTTGGAAGATTTGGAAGATGAGGGCGTAGAACTGCTTTTTGCAGAAAATGGAGAAGAAGCCTTGAACGTCATCAATGAATCAAGACCAAACCTTGTATTCTTAGATGTAATGATGCCAAAGATGAACGGAATGGAGGTGTGTCAAAAAGTAAAAAAAGAACCCAATTCATCAGATATATATATTATTCTTTTAACTGCAAAAGGACAAGAAATAGATAGACAAAAAGGATTGGAGATGGGAGCGGATAAATACATGACCAAGCCTTTTGATCCAGATGAGATGTTGGCAGTTGCTGAAGAAATTCTCAAGAGCTGA